One Eurosta solidaginis isolate ZX-2024a chromosome 1, ASM4086904v1, whole genome shotgun sequence genomic window, CAAAATAATAAGAAGCATCTTTGATTGGGATGCCgaataaaataaaatctattcttgATTTGGTTGAAGAatcaaatcacaaataaaaagtattttttatttggatgtcgaatcaaataaaaaataaaaagtatctttgattcggttgaaaaatcaaataaaaaataaaaagtatctttgattcgactggagaatcaaataacaaataaaaaatatttttttttagatgccGAATCAAATAGAATGTAAAAAACATCtttgatttgaaaacattttcaaataaaaaatacattttatttttggattcgtaattcattcaaataaaaatcacGCAACCCTTATTTAAAATTCACACTAGAAACCAATTGGAACTCTAcgctagaattcgattagaattctaacccttttcccGATATCGAGAGcaaagtcccctttttgtcgagaatgctcgACAGTCACAAACCGTCTTCTAAACCTCTACCACGTGGTCTGGAGGACCAGGAGCGTATGACTCCTTAAGCGAGTGCGTGTGATGGATTAGTAGGGgtgagacgggggcaggggctgggGCTCGACATTGCTTCTATCCATGCTACatagattgtagtgatgggttggagcggccGTGTAAAATGGAGGCGCCGTTTTGCGCTAGCACAGCGAGCAGTTGATATCGCCTGCTGGACAGCGTTGTTGCCAGAAGGTGGCGGAGGTACGCTTAAGCGTGAACCGCGACGTCCTTGGACGCGAacggcaaggagccacaaaagtttTATAAATGTTCCTAGCCAAGAATATCCCAAACGATGTTCGTGTCACATCGACAGGATTACGACTGTCTTAAGTAGATTCCTTTCGacatatacagcaaaacaagttACTAGGACTGAGGTTGGGTTCAACACTTTCCCGGAGCAAGTGGGTGAGGAGCAGttcagctgcaaggagctgcttaGAGGATGGCAATTAGTGGGAgagacacaacaaattaaatgggattatAAAGAAAGAAGAAATCCCGAGTCTCTCTGGAACATACatatgttgaatttttttttgcgcagctttaactttgatttatttttcaatataaGTAATGTTCGATGAGAGCCTACTACGCAAGTAACAATAGAGAGATCATTTTCCtctttgcattttatttggtTGAAAGGAGGTGAAACTTAAGCGATGTAACGCCTTAAAAAGTACTTCTTATTAAGCTCAATTTAGAAACTGTTGTTTACTTtaataagtttaaaaataaaatatttttgtttctgaaaGACAAAAAAATCTTAACTGCAATACTTTTCTTCGATACCGGACTTTTTGTTTAACTTTATATAgttttttctatgaaaaataaaaaatataatatattttaacaattattttcaatCTCTGCTTCGGAGGTGAAATATCAGTATAACATAtttatataccgtaaagatattgAATACTTTTAAACATTAGACTTTAAAACCAGTTATTGCATGTGACCAAAGAAATGTTTCTTTAGATGTAAATAATGTGAACTTaacgaattaaaaattttttttttcatttaattttagttGGAATACATGTTTCTTGAACTATAGTAGTTCAACGTGCGCAAGCTCGTCTGATTCGGGATAAGCTGTTAAAACCGGACCCGCTCAACTTCACTTCCAGCTGGTtataatctagaaataaataaaatcatgaTGGAATCCAGTAATGAGCGAATTAATGAGAAAGGCCGTTTGTGTACAGAAGAATATTTGAATGTTATACCTGATCTAGCTATTGATGATTTGCTTCTAACTGAGTACAGATTAGCCGGAAAGTGGAAGCCATTAATACAATTGaaagactcaaaaaaaaaaatttttttatgctgTTTATGTAATGTTGTACAGTCTGGAGCTAAAAACATATTAGCTCATGTGGGAGGAAAGAAAcataaacttaaaataaaatcaattaaagAACTACATCAgccgaaattaaatttttttaaaaaagaaagCTTATCATCTTTTCTGCATGAAAAATTATCTGTTCCCCAAGAAAATGACTTACATGCAAAAACAAATACATGCATTCAAAAAGATAACATATACGGTTACAGAGGAAGAAAGCGATTGTTCAAGTTTGAAGGACCTCAAATGTTAAAAGAGACAAATTCACCACCGTTTATTGGAGGAAATGCAATGACCACAAGTAGAAAATCGTGTGCTAAACTTGatattttttcaaatgaaattgaAAATCTTAATAATGGACAAGTGGGCAATATTTTACGATCCAAAGATTTATATCCTAATAACGATCGTGATATACTTCCCCCAAAAGTATCAAAAATTGTGCCGAATCCTGCGGCGATGAACATCAGATTACCAAGCTCAGGCAATGGAAATATAGTGTTCCCGTTTAACGTGACAACAATGCcgaacaaaaataaaagtagtcGTGACATAAATATTAACCCGGAACCTTCTGGCTATCAAGTATTTTGCTCTAAAAAGCTGACTAATAATGATGTTCTTGGCTTAATAGGCGTAGAATATGTCGTTAAAATTATAGCAGGACGAAACGATAAAAATACAAAGTATGAATGTAGTCTTTGTGAAGTTGTTCATGTTGGCTTAGACATGCAAGACCATTTACTTGGCTATAATCATCGTCTCAAGTTTTGTGAAAAACATTTTCCTACAGCTCTACGGCAGTACAGACAGTATATACGCAACATTAAATCTACTGAAATCTACAAAGTGATGACACCCATCCTAAATAAGTTAGCTATTGCGATTGAGAACCATCATGGCAGAGACTTGCCTTATGAATGTCTTGAAGCAGAATATACCACTAATCGCCATGAGGTATTGTCAAAAGTTTTTTCTTGCCGTCATGCTTCTGAACAATATGGACCTACTTTTACACACATAGTCGATTCAAAACAAGTTGATAAACTAATAGAAGGAATAGATAAATATATCTCACCAAATTTTCCTAATAGCATTACTTTCGACATAAGCGTAAATAAAATGTCATACAAAAGTCCCGACGCTTTCAatcaaaaacaaaaccaaaacactGAATACAAATATTGGCATAACCCTTTAAATCTATATGACAAAAGATGTTTTTTAGGAGTTGAAAATGGAAACAGCAATGAAGCGCAGAGACATTTCTCGTATTTGACAAGTAATTCCCCAACACCGATCTACCCCTTTGCTACTGATCAAAAGCACGTTAAATGGCATAAGTCCGATGACAAATGGCAAGCATATAGACAAATTGTAGATCAAAAGGTTATGAACTTGAACGAATCATTTCAGATCTATCGTTCAGACCCCGAATCACATCCGGAATACAATAAGGAGTGggaacaattttggaagcatcgTAAGAATGAATTAATTGAGGCCGGACTAGACCATCGTACGTACAATTACCAACCAGAATGGGTAAGATTTTTTAATATTCGAATTGAGGAGTTATATAGTCAGGCTCTTAAGGATATTAAAAGGAATGCACGAGATATGTTAGGCTTGCCAATAACAGCTGAAAATTTGTTAGAGGAGAGATTTCGCGCTGACTTTGGAAACGCAAAGGCTAATGCTAATTTTACAACGTTTGAAAGTGATAACAACCTACTACTAACAACCTTAGAAAAGTTCTTAGGCTGTTTAGGTCCAAACATTGTAGAACTGCTATCGAAAGCTCTTGATGCATCAAGAAATAATCCTGCTGAATTGGACGCAATAatactaaatgaaaaaaattgtgcTATTTTAGAAAGTTTAATGGAAAAACTCAAAGGTCTGGTTATTGCTAATATTCTAGATGATGCTGAACAGCGCTCTCTAGGGATGGCTATTAAAGGAATAGAAATATTATTATCTCACAATATTAACATAACGCGCAACTCGCATTCAGCTACGAACTCCTGCGGGGGATTGAAAAACTTAATGTACTGTAATGCTCCCATTTTGGCGGAAACTTATTTAACAACGAATGATGTCGAAACAAACAAATCAATCCAAAATAATATATTACAGGTAGACCAGAAAAATCTAGCTGTGAAATTGGCTAACTTGCTTGCTGCTCAAGGAAAAACGGATATCGATCCAACACAGCTCCAAAAAATTGTGT contains:
- the LOC137236976 gene encoding uncharacterized protein isoform X2; this translates as MMESSNERINEKGRLCTEEYLNVIPDLAIDDLLLTEYRLAGKWKPLIQLKDSKKKIFLCCLCNVVQSGAKNILAHVGGKKHKLKIKSIKELHQPKLNFFKKESLSSFLHEKLSVPQENDLHAKTNTCIQKDNIYGYRGRKRLFKFEGPQMLKETNSPPFIGGNAMTTSRKSCAKLDIFSNEIENLNNGQVGNILRSKDLYPNNDRDILPPKVSKIVPNPAAMNIRLPSSGNGNIVFPFNVTTMPNKNKSSRDININPEPSGYQVFCSKKLTNNDVLGLIGVEYVVKIIAGRNDKNTKYECSLCEVVHVGLDMQDHLLGYNHRLKFCEKHFPTALRQYRQYIRNIKSTEIYKVMTPILNKLAIAIENHHGRDLPYECLEAEYTTNRHEVLSKVFSCRHASEQYGPTFTHIVDSKQVDKLIEGIDKYISPNFPNSITFDISVNKMSYKSPDAFNQKQNQNTEYKYWHNPLNLYDKRCFLGVENGNSNEAQRHFSYLTSNSPTPIYPFATDQKHVKWHKSDDKWQAYRQIVDQKVMNLNESFQIYRSDPESHPEYNKEWEQFWKHRKNELIEAGLDHRTYNYQPEWVRFFNIRIEELYSQALKDIKRNARDMLGLPITAENLLEERFRADFGNAKANANFTTFESDNNLLLTTLEKFLGCLGPNIVELLSKALDASRNNPAELDAIILNEKNCAILESLMEKLKGLVIANILDDAEQRSLGMAIKGIEILLSHNINITRNSHSATNSCGGLKNLMYCNAPILAETYLTTNDVETNKSIQNNILQVDQKNLAVKLANLLAAQGKTDIDPTQLQKIVSVYMMIEKKKKYDDV